One Luteolibacter flavescens DNA window includes the following coding sequences:
- a CDS encoding thrombospondin type 3 repeat-containing protein — protein sequence MKASVEGNVISEDQFTWNGNAGELYMELENRGGGTYFDNFKVTTAFGMTVLLSPDFRSGSDAGTLAGTFDINSLHTGGYEQSTFQLVSGTGDTDNDKFVISEFGELVTGSYDFKLGEAGKAYTVRVRATGQESGAVTEEVLTLVPIKDDDMDMLPDDWELSFPGNTSLANLNGNVTVTGSGPGSGDYDGDGISDYDEYMAWLIEPGLSPFSLDSDGDGINDTDETNPPAGRIATNPRRADSDLDGLNDLEEFNLGTNPTVADTDGDGSRDGFEVERGSNPLDAASRPSLPAAFSIVPVTTDASTGIDSSKTYTHKISGGGAATINGVAFDALTPAVTPANFNWTVNGGKAAFTTANLGGWSPDAAGVPAGSGLREMMGTFTYGGDNTTGIHTYELSGLTPGATYETKLFIRKFGNNSLRPIDLIYTNGSDVQMPFGSLLYDRPDIVLSNTNDNSVFYVSYTFVAQDTKMTIVAANPASALFDSGAAHFYGLTNELTVPAAADLKVVNVTRDATGAVTINFTGLPNTAYQVTKSADLTSPFVPLTAPLSVTTDASGAGQAVIPASEASEPKEFYRIED from the coding sequence GTGAAAGCCAGTGTGGAGGGCAACGTGATCTCGGAAGATCAGTTTACCTGGAACGGCAATGCTGGTGAGCTTTACATGGAATTGGAGAACCGGGGTGGTGGCACCTACTTCGACAACTTCAAGGTCACCACGGCGTTCGGAATGACGGTGCTGCTGTCCCCGGATTTCCGCTCGGGATCGGATGCCGGCACGCTGGCAGGAACCTTCGACATCAATTCGCTCCACACCGGCGGCTACGAGCAATCGACCTTCCAGCTCGTGTCGGGGACGGGTGATACCGATAACGACAAGTTCGTGATCTCCGAATTCGGCGAACTGGTCACGGGCTCCTATGACTTCAAGCTGGGCGAAGCTGGAAAGGCCTACACCGTCCGCGTGCGCGCCACCGGTCAGGAATCAGGCGCGGTCACCGAGGAAGTCCTCACCCTCGTCCCGATCAAGGACGACGACATGGACATGCTGCCGGATGACTGGGAACTCAGCTTCCCCGGCAATACCAGCCTGGCAAACCTGAACGGCAATGTCACTGTGACTGGTTCGGGCCCCGGCTCCGGCGACTACGATGGCGACGGCATTTCGGACTATGACGAGTACATGGCCTGGCTCATCGAGCCGGGTCTCTCGCCCTTCTCCCTGGATAGCGACGGTGACGGCATCAACGACACCGATGAGACCAACCCGCCTGCCGGTCGCATCGCGACGAATCCTCGCCGCGCCGATAGCGATCTCGACGGTCTGAACGATCTTGAGGAGTTCAACCTCGGCACGAATCCGACGGTTGCCGATACCGATGGTGACGGATCCCGCGATGGCTTCGAAGTCGAGCGTGGAAGCAACCCGCTTGACGCGGCTTCGCGCCCGTCGCTCCCCGCGGCATTCTCGATCGTCCCGGTGACCACCGATGCCAGCACCGGCATCGACTCAAGCAAGACCTACACCCACAAGATCAGCGGTGGCGGCGCTGCCACGATCAACGGTGTGGCCTTCGATGCGCTGACTCCGGCGGTCACTCCCGCGAACTTCAATTGGACGGTGAATGGCGGCAAGGCTGCGTTTACCACGGCCAATCTCGGCGGCTGGTCGCCTGACGCAGCCGGCGTTCCCGCCGGTAGCGGCTTGCGCGAGATGATGGGCACGTTCACTTACGGCGGGGACAATACCACCGGTATCCACACCTATGAGTTGAGCGGACTCACTCCTGGTGCCACCTACGAGACGAAGCTCTTCATCCGCAAGTTCGGCAACAACAGCCTGCGTCCGATCGACCTCATCTACACCAACGGAAGCGATGTGCAGATGCCCTTCGGATCGCTCCTGTATGACCGTCCGGACATCGTCCTGAGCAACACCAACGACAACTCGGTCTTCTACGTGAGCTACACCTTCGTCGCGCAGGATACCAAGATGACGATCGTGGCAGCGAATCCCGCGTCCGCGCTCTTCGACAGTGGTGCTGCTCACTTCTACGGCCTGACGAATGAACTGACGGTTCCGGCAGCGGCGGACCTGAAGGTGGTGAATGTGACCCGCGACGCCACCGGCGCCGTGACGATCAACTTCACGGGCCTGCCGAACACCGCCTACCAGGTGACCAAGTCCGCGGACCTCACCTCGCCCTTCGTGCCACTGACGGCTCCGCTGTCGGTCACGACGGATGCCAGCGGTGCGGGACAAGCGGTCATTCCTGCCTCGGAAGCTTCCGAGCCGAAGGAATTCTACCGTATCGAAGACTGA
- a CDS encoding SDR family NAD(P)-dependent oxidoreductase codes for MNLDQKIAIVTGGSRGLGRNIALALAARGADVILTYREKKTEGEAVAAEIEALGRKAIALPLDVSSTDGFASFTDQVGAALAQKWERGSFDFLVNNAGIESSAPFPEMTEENFDRLYQVHLKGVYFLTQRLLPLIADGGRIVCTSTGLARFSIPGYSAYAAMKGAVEVMSRYLAKELGPRRINVNVVAPGAIETDFTAGHLAHAGVREMISAQTALGRVGVPDDIGGVVAFLCSEEGRWVNAQRLEASGGMFL; via the coding sequence ATGAATCTCGACCAGAAGATCGCCATCGTCACCGGTGGCAGCCGCGGCCTCGGCCGCAATATCGCACTCGCACTCGCCGCCCGCGGGGCCGATGTCATCCTGACCTACCGTGAGAAGAAGACGGAAGGTGAAGCCGTCGCCGCGGAGATCGAGGCGCTGGGGCGAAAGGCCATCGCCTTGCCGCTCGATGTCTCGTCCACGGACGGCTTCGCCTCCTTCACGGATCAAGTCGGCGCGGCCCTCGCGCAGAAATGGGAGCGCGGGAGCTTCGATTTCCTCGTAAACAATGCGGGCATCGAGTCGTCCGCTCCCTTCCCGGAGATGACCGAGGAGAATTTCGACCGGCTCTATCAGGTTCACCTGAAGGGCGTGTATTTCCTCACTCAGCGCCTGCTGCCACTGATCGCGGATGGGGGGCGCATCGTCTGCACCTCCACGGGCCTGGCTCGCTTTTCCATCCCCGGCTACTCCGCCTACGCCGCGATGAAGGGCGCGGTGGAAGTGATGTCCCGCTATCTGGCGAAGGAGCTTGGGCCGCGCCGCATCAATGTGAACGTGGTCGCCCCCGGTGCCATCGAGACGGACTTTACCGCCGGGCACCTCGCGCATGCAGGCGTGCGTGAGATGATCTCCGCACAGACCGCGCTCGGACGCGTCGGTGTGCCGGATGACATCGGCGGGGTGGTCGCCTTCCTCTGCTCGGAGGAGGGGCGCTGGGTGAATGCCCAGCGGCTCGAGGCTTCGGGCGGGATGTTTCTCTGA
- a CDS encoding SDR family oxidoreductase, with the protein MNTERKVILVTGASSGIGEATARHLAAKGHHLVIGARRTDRLEKLAAELNAAGGSVEFTSLDVTDLEDVRAFAGLALEKHGRIDVIVNNAGVMPLSPLEALKIDEWNQMIDVNIRGVLHGIAAALPVMKKQGRGQVINVSSIGGHQVWPTCAVYSATKFAVVAISDGLRQENTDIRVTVISPGVTTSELAHTITHDETAGFIDKFREIAIPAEAIAKAISFAIDQPDDVDVNEIIVRPTASPN; encoded by the coding sequence ATGAACACTGAACGCAAAGTCATCCTCGTCACCGGAGCCAGCAGCGGAATCGGTGAAGCCACCGCCCGTCACCTCGCCGCGAAGGGCCACCACCTAGTCATCGGTGCCCGCCGCACGGACCGGCTTGAGAAGCTCGCCGCCGAGCTCAATGCCGCCGGAGGCTCGGTGGAATTCACCTCGCTCGACGTGACCGATCTCGAGGACGTGCGCGCCTTCGCCGGCCTCGCGCTGGAGAAGCACGGCCGCATCGACGTGATCGTCAACAACGCCGGCGTGATGCCGCTGTCTCCGCTGGAGGCGCTCAAGATCGACGAGTGGAACCAGATGATCGACGTGAATATCCGTGGCGTGCTCCATGGCATCGCCGCAGCACTGCCGGTGATGAAGAAGCAGGGTCGCGGCCAGGTGATCAATGTGTCCTCCATCGGCGGGCACCAGGTCTGGCCGACCTGCGCGGTCTACAGTGCCACGAAATTCGCCGTGGTCGCGATCTCCGACGGCCTGCGCCAGGAGAATACGGACATCCGCGTGACCGTCATCTCGCCCGGCGTCACCACCTCGGAACTGGCGCACACCATCACCCACGATGAGACCGCAGGCTTCATCGACAAGTTCCGTGAGATCGCCATCCCGGCCGAGGCCATCGCGAAGGCGATCAGCTTTGCCATCGACCAACCCGACGACGTGGACGTGAACGAGATCATCGTGCGCCCCACTGCGAGCCCGAACTGA
- a CDS encoding AraC family transcriptional regulator, translating into MSAKQRELDHDIAAARPGRLVELLRGLTQNDGFSTTRLPGVKLMQLSCAMMKGPVSYDPSIVIIAQGRKRGYLGDQVFTYDANHFLVLSVPLPFECETLASPEGPMLGISVGVTPAIIAELMMAMEKPMPIPMGKPEAIRANPLSDPLYDAAVRLVEALYSAEDARILGPQIVREITYRVLAGEEGGPLRALAAPHSHFGQISRALQRIHDDYATPVDMATLASEAGMSVSTFHSHFKAVTSSPPLQYLKTIRLHKARLMMVQGGETAASAARLVGYESASQFSREFKRFFGATPAAETEKLKASLMRLA; encoded by the coding sequence ATGAGCGCGAAACAACGTGAACTGGACCATGACATCGCCGCCGCCCGCCCGGGTCGTCTGGTGGAGCTGCTGAGAGGGCTCACGCAGAATGACGGCTTCAGCACCACGCGCCTGCCCGGCGTGAAGCTGATGCAACTGAGCTGTGCGATGATGAAGGGCCCCGTCTCCTATGACCCTAGTATCGTGATCATCGCGCAGGGGCGGAAGCGCGGCTATCTCGGCGACCAGGTCTTCACCTACGATGCAAATCACTTCCTCGTGCTCTCCGTTCCCTTACCCTTCGAGTGCGAGACACTGGCCTCGCCCGAGGGGCCGATGCTCGGCATCTCCGTCGGTGTCACGCCCGCCATCATCGCCGAGCTGATGATGGCGATGGAGAAGCCAATGCCGATCCCGATGGGCAAGCCCGAGGCGATCCGCGCGAATCCCCTCAGCGACCCGCTCTACGATGCCGCCGTGCGCCTGGTGGAGGCCCTGTATTCCGCGGAGGACGCACGCATCCTGGGCCCGCAGATCGTGCGCGAGATCACCTACCGAGTGCTGGCCGGCGAGGAAGGCGGGCCGCTGCGTGCGCTGGCCGCACCGCACAGTCACTTCGGCCAGATCAGCCGGGCGCTCCAGCGCATCCATGATGACTACGCGACCCCCGTGGACATGGCCACGCTGGCGAGCGAGGCGGGCATGAGCGTGTCCACCTTCCACTCCCATTTCAAGGCGGTCACGAGCTCGCCGCCGCTGCAATATTTGAAGACCATCCGCCTCCACAAGGCCCGCCTGATGATGGTGCAGGGAGGCGAGACCGCGGCCAGCGCCGCACGCCTCGTGGGCTATGAAAGCGCGTCGCAATTCAGCCGCGAATTCAAGCGCTTCTTCGGCGCCACACCCGCCGCGGAAACGGAGAAGCTGAAGGCAAGTCTGATGCGCCTGGCGTAA
- a CDS encoding LamG domain-containing protein, which yields MKSQLILPLAGLAALASPLHAQTYTEAVLSDSPLAYFPLGDEPPEGAWRSTATNLGTLGATANGLHFPGLRHRIAGALASDTNVAAGYTAIDTGSIDGGVPTVIPFLPALNTQTFSVEAWLKPDVTGAGNAQSPLANRKADGGRTGWIVYQRAPEVGWNLRMYTGTGTGASIDFNGGPYTVGQWQHFVATFNGNTATIYINGVFAGSDTLASGEVYMPNSLATNPLGIGGVANGSENPFIGGIDEVALYDFALTAPEVQAHYQAATNPNPTTAYKDLVLADTPVAYYRLDEAAQTTVTNLGTLGTAADAVMANTPAVIDGPQPPKHGGFPADNAASLFNGTSTYVDVLNPTGLNFTGQITLEAWIQPSTQTNFAANIIAHGLNDDVGAALPQEEVFFRIENGNYEVGSLGGKASFAVPAGDLTGTNWIHLAGTWSGGQWRLYRNGVEVATGADSTGAVLVNNANWGIGARGRWKRAQTFPSALVPGDTRLFNGGISDAAIYNTALSADRIKAHFMAGLGPQPLVISRPNGVITLDWGGGTLQQSDDLNNNWQDVLVTPPYQPNDGPRHFYRLKF from the coding sequence ATGAAATCCCAACTCATCCTCCCTCTTGCGGGGCTTGCCGCATTGGCATCTCCCCTGCACGCGCAGACCTACACGGAAGCGGTCCTCAGCGATTCACCGCTGGCTTACTTCCCTCTCGGTGACGAGCCGCCGGAAGGCGCATGGCGCTCGACCGCGACGAATCTGGGCACGCTGGGTGCCACCGCGAACGGCCTTCATTTCCCCGGCCTGCGCCACCGCATCGCCGGAGCGCTCGCCAGCGACACGAATGTGGCGGCGGGCTATACGGCGATCGACACCGGCTCGATCGACGGCGGTGTGCCGACCGTGATCCCCTTCCTGCCCGCGCTGAACACGCAGACATTCTCCGTGGAAGCCTGGCTGAAGCCCGATGTGACCGGCGCCGGCAATGCGCAGTCGCCGCTGGCAAACCGCAAGGCCGACGGAGGACGTACCGGCTGGATCGTCTATCAACGCGCCCCGGAGGTCGGCTGGAATCTCCGCATGTATACCGGTACCGGCACCGGTGCCTCGATTGACTTCAATGGAGGACCCTACACGGTGGGCCAGTGGCAGCATTTCGTGGCCACCTTCAACGGGAACACCGCCACCATCTACATCAATGGCGTGTTTGCAGGCAGCGACACACTCGCCAGCGGTGAGGTCTACATGCCAAACAGCCTCGCCACGAATCCGCTCGGCATTGGCGGCGTGGCCAATGGCAGCGAGAATCCATTCATCGGCGGCATCGATGAAGTGGCGCTCTATGACTTCGCGCTCACCGCACCGGAGGTGCAGGCTCACTACCAGGCCGCGACCAACCCGAACCCCACCACGGCCTACAAGGATCTGGTGCTGGCCGATACGCCGGTGGCCTACTACCGCCTCGACGAAGCCGCCCAGACGACCGTGACAAATCTCGGCACGCTGGGCACCGCGGCGGATGCCGTGATGGCGAACACGCCCGCCGTGATCGACGGCCCACAGCCACCAAAGCACGGAGGCTTCCCCGCAGACAACGCGGCCAGCCTTTTCAATGGCACCAGCACCTACGTGGACGTGCTGAATCCGACAGGGCTGAATTTCACCGGACAGATCACGCTGGAGGCATGGATCCAGCCATCGACCCAGACGAACTTCGCGGCAAACATCATCGCGCACGGACTGAACGATGATGTCGGCGCAGCGCTTCCCCAAGAGGAGGTTTTCTTCCGCATCGAAAACGGCAACTACGAGGTAGGGTCACTCGGCGGGAAAGCATCATTCGCCGTGCCTGCCGGCGATCTAACAGGCACGAACTGGATCCACCTCGCGGGCACCTGGAGCGGCGGCCAGTGGCGGCTGTATCGCAATGGCGTGGAAGTCGCCACCGGTGCCGACTCCACCGGCGCAGTGCTCGTGAACAACGCCAACTGGGGCATCGGAGCCCGCGGACGTTGGAAGCGTGCCCAGACCTTCCCCAGCGCGCTCGTTCCCGGGGATACACGCCTTTTCAACGGCGGCATATCAGACGCGGCGATTTACAATACCGCGCTGTCCGCCGACCGCATCAAGGCCCACTTCATGGCCGGCCTCGGGCCGCAACCGCTCGTCATCTCACGCCCGAATGGCGTGATCACGCTGGACTGGGGCGGCGGCACGCTCCAGCAGTCGGACGACCTCAACAACAACTGGCAGGACGTGCTTGTGACACCGCCCTATCAGCCGAATGACGGGCCGCGTCACTTCTATCGCCTGAAGTTCTGA
- a CDS encoding NAD(P)/FAD-dependent oxidoreductase has translation MIETLDLILPLDASEDEVAWKAAAAKKLGVPASRVTGVRLLKHSLDARQRAVKVQLRLEVAVDVPLPAEIVPTWSTPPLPANARTAVIVGCGPAGMFAALHCLERGIKPIVLERGKDASARRFDLAPILRQGVVIEDSNYCFGEGGAGTFSDGKLYTRATKRGPVARVYEILVAHGAPQRILTDAHPHIGSNLLPNVVKAMRASILEGGGEVRFQTKVVDFIVDGDCLRGVITAEGEEITGDAVVLATGHSARDIYRLLAEKKILLERKPFAVGVRIEHPQPFIDAQQYHLKKDEERPDLLPAARYAVATKIDDRGVHSFCMCPGGFIVPASTENDEVVVNGMSLARRDSPFANSGLVVTVEPEDTDSFSKEHGVLSGIAFQKALEVAAKQAGGGGQVAPGQRVADFLVNKVSADLPKTSYFPGGKSSPLHEILPKGIVRRMQTGLKLFDRKIRGYAGQEALLLGFETRTSSPVRIPRRDDTLEHPEVRGLYPCGEGAGYAGGIVSAALDGMRVAEAL, from the coding sequence ATGATCGAAACGCTCGACCTCATCCTGCCCCTCGACGCTTCCGAGGACGAAGTCGCGTGGAAAGCTGCCGCCGCGAAAAAGCTCGGCGTGCCCGCATCCCGGGTGACCGGCGTGCGCCTGCTGAAGCACTCGCTGGACGCCCGCCAGCGCGCGGTGAAGGTGCAGCTCCGCCTGGAAGTCGCCGTCGATGTGCCCTTGCCCGCCGAGATCGTGCCGACGTGGTCCACGCCTCCGCTGCCTGCAAACGCACGGACGGCCGTCATCGTGGGCTGTGGCCCGGCGGGGATGTTTGCGGCGCTGCATTGCCTGGAGCGCGGCATCAAGCCGATCGTGCTGGAGCGCGGCAAGGACGCCTCGGCGCGGCGCTTCGACCTTGCGCCCATCCTTCGGCAGGGAGTCGTCATCGAAGATTCGAACTACTGCTTCGGCGAAGGCGGAGCCGGCACCTTCTCGGATGGCAAGCTCTACACCCGCGCCACGAAGCGCGGCCCGGTCGCGCGCGTCTATGAGATCCTCGTCGCGCACGGGGCTCCCCAGCGCATCCTGACCGACGCGCACCCGCACATCGGCTCGAACCTGCTGCCAAACGTGGTGAAGGCCATGCGTGCGTCCATCCTCGAAGGGGGAGGGGAGGTCCGCTTCCAGACGAAGGTGGTGGATTTCATCGTGGATGGGGATTGCCTGCGCGGCGTGATCACCGCGGAGGGTGAGGAGATCACCGGCGATGCCGTGGTGCTGGCCACCGGCCACAGCGCCCGCGACATCTACCGCCTGCTGGCGGAGAAGAAGATCCTGTTGGAGCGCAAGCCCTTCGCCGTGGGCGTGCGCATCGAGCACCCTCAGCCTTTCATCGATGCCCAGCAGTATCACCTGAAGAAGGACGAGGAGCGCCCCGACCTGCTGCCCGCAGCTCGCTATGCCGTGGCGACGAAGATCGACGACCGCGGTGTGCATTCCTTCTGCATGTGCCCGGGTGGCTTCATCGTCCCGGCCTCCACCGAGAATGACGAGGTGGTGGTGAATGGCATGAGCCTCGCCCGGCGCGACTCGCCCTTTGCAAATTCCGGCCTCGTCGTGACCGTGGAGCCGGAGGATACCGACTCCTTCTCAAAGGAACACGGCGTGCTCTCCGGCATCGCCTTCCAGAAGGCGCTCGAAGTCGCGGCGAAGCAGGCAGGCGGCGGCGGCCAGGTCGCGCCCGGCCAACGCGTCGCGGATTTCCTCGTGAACAAGGTCTCCGCCGACCTCCCGAAGACCAGCTACTTCCCGGGCGGCAAATCCTCGCCGCTGCATGAGATCCTGCCCAAGGGCATCGTGCGCCGCATGCAGACGGGCCTGAAGCTCTTCGACCGGAAGATCCGCGGCTATGCGGGGCAGGAGGCGCTTTTGCTCGGCTTCGAGACGCGCACCAGTTCCCCCGTCCGCATTCCCCGCCGGGACGACACGCTGGAGCATCCCGAGGTCCGCGGTCTCTATCCCTGCGGCGAAGGCGCGGGCTATGCCGGGGGCATCGTCAGCGCGGCGCTCGATGGCATGCGCGTTGCCGAGGCCCTGTGA
- a CDS encoding acyl-CoA thioesterase encodes METHRLVLPADLNHFGALFGGRLLAWVDEACWIAASLQFPHCQFVTIGMDKVEFHHSVSQGTILNIRCTKEREGRTSVTYRVDVFDRRNPIAPPIFATSITYVSVDDSGRKRPIR; translated from the coding sequence ATGGAAACGCACCGCCTGGTCCTGCCTGCGGACCTCAATCACTTCGGCGCGCTTTTCGGCGGTCGCCTGCTCGCGTGGGTGGACGAGGCCTGCTGGATTGCCGCCTCGCTGCAATTCCCGCACTGCCAGTTCGTCACCATCGGGATGGACAAGGTGGAGTTCCACCACTCGGTGAGCCAGGGGACCATCCTGAATATCCGCTGCACCAAGGAGCGCGAGGGTCGCACCTCCGTGACCTACCGTGTGGATGTCTTTGACCGGCGGAATCCCATCGCCCCGCCCATCTTCGCCACGTCCATCACCTACGTCAGCGTGGACGACAGCGGGCGGAAGCGGCCGATCCGTTAG
- a CDS encoding DoxX family protein, whose protein sequence is MKKFFFDCGTRDPLASSGLLLMRIGFGWMMLYGHGIAKIQNFEKLKATWAVPGVFPLNFMSSPVSLMATICAEVGAASLLILGLMTRPAAFVLGFAMCVAAFQVLAHSPMYLPAPGAKEPAVMYLFFCFTLIITGAGKWSVDAGFDTDKRRRRWR, encoded by the coding sequence ATGAAAAAGTTCTTTTTTGACTGTGGAACCCGCGACCCTCTGGCGTCGAGCGGCTTGCTCCTGATGCGGATCGGTTTCGGCTGGATGATGCTCTATGGCCACGGGATCGCGAAGATCCAGAATTTCGAGAAGCTGAAGGCGACGTGGGCGGTGCCCGGAGTCTTCCCGCTGAATTTCATGAGCAGCCCGGTCAGCCTGATGGCGACGATCTGCGCGGAGGTCGGCGCGGCCTCGCTGCTGATCCTGGGCCTGATGACCCGGCCGGCGGCATTCGTGCTCGGCTTCGCGATGTGCGTGGCGGCCTTCCAGGTGCTGGCCCATTCTCCGATGTATCTGCCCGCCCCGGGAGCGAAGGAGCCTGCCGTGATGTATCTCTTCTTCTGCTTCACCCTCATCATCACGGGCGCAGGGAAGTGGTCGGTCGATGCGGGCTTCGATACCGACAAACGCCGCCGCCGCTGGCGCTGA
- a CDS encoding protein jag codes for MTAMTPVAAAKKILDTMLGQLGFHVDIEVIDSEEEPCLQIHMPRSELLIGKDGERLDDLQYLVNRVLRKHFPKAPRVRIDCEHYRAIQEDKLNAEVRAAAEGVKATGKPFKMRPLNAYYRRLVHNVLVDDTTVESVSPGGEERLKRIIIRPRGTGGTPSAE; via the coding sequence ATGACGGCCATGACACCCGTCGCGGCAGCGAAGAAGATTCTCGATACCATGTTGGGCCAGCTCGGCTTCCATGTGGACATCGAGGTCATCGACAGCGAGGAGGAGCCGTGCCTGCAGATCCACATGCCGCGCAGCGAGCTGCTCATCGGCAAGGACGGCGAGCGGCTGGACGACCTCCAGTATCTCGTGAACCGGGTGCTGCGGAAGCACTTCCCGAAGGCTCCCCGCGTCCGCATCGACTGCGAGCACTACCGCGCCATCCAGGAAGACAAGCTGAATGCCGAGGTGCGGGCCGCCGCCGAAGGAGTGAAGGCCACCGGCAAGCCCTTCAAAATGCGCCCGCTGAATGCTTACTACCGCCGCCTCGTCCACAATGTGCTGGTGGACGACACCACGGTGGAGAGTGTCTCGCCGGGAGGCGAGGAGCGCCTGAAACGCATCATTATCCGCCCCCGTGGCACGGGTGGCACCCCAAGCGCTGAATGA
- a CDS encoding GAF domain-containing protein, whose amino-acid sequence MIPDFAKAEDARAWLAGVLEGFSCQTGTLHKADGEWLDLVVQVGVPDFLLPKIERIPFGKGIAGVAAERREPVELCNLQQDLGGVARPDARETKVSGSLAVPVISPDGSVVLGTLGVGMQDPHDFTDEEKARLSGIASDIGKTWSGC is encoded by the coding sequence ATGATTCCTGATTTCGCGAAGGCGGAGGACGCGCGCGCCTGGCTGGCCGGGGTGCTGGAGGGCTTTTCCTGCCAGACCGGTACCCTCCACAAGGCGGATGGCGAGTGGCTGGATCTGGTCGTCCAGGTCGGCGTGCCGGACTTTCTGCTGCCAAAGATCGAGCGGATTCCCTTCGGAAAGGGGATCGCCGGGGTGGCCGCGGAGCGCCGCGAGCCGGTGGAGCTGTGCAATCTCCAGCAGGATCTCGGCGGTGTGGCCCGACCGGATGCCCGCGAGACAAAGGTCTCCGGCTCGCTCGCCGTGCCGGTGATCTCGCCGGATGGCTCGGTCGTCCTCGGCACGCTGGGGGTCGGCATGCAGGATCCGCATGATTTCACGGATGAGGAAAAGGCCCGCCTGTCCGGGATAGCGTCGGATATTGGAAAGACATGGTCCGGATGCTGA
- a CDS encoding aldose epimerase family protein: MKAAPLMTLMAAACLVGCKESGSSSATSKIPVDNFGKLPDGREAKIFTLTNKNGLRAKISDLGATLVSMEVPDKAGKLADVTHGFDNAAGYLSPGNDYFGATVGRFGNRIKDGKFTIEGKEYTLATNNAPGDIPCHLHGGNVGFNKVMWTGEANDANNSVTLTYVSKDGEEGYPGTLTTKVTYTLNDDNELKWEVKATTDAPTVLNIVHHTYWNLSGDPSTSINDHLLMLDADKYLPTNAGLIPTGELAPVADTPMDFTKPTAIGDRVEADFEALKLGGGYDHAWVLTPKEGLRLAARLKDPKSGRVLEVSTDQPAIQFYGGNFLKGAADGKGGAKYEKRTALCLETEGFPDAPNQPSFPSAELKPGETYTHTMVLKFSAE; this comes from the coding sequence ATGAAAGCAGCACCTCTGATGACGCTGATGGCAGCCGCATGCCTTGTCGGTTGCAAAGAATCCGGATCTTCCTCCGCCACTTCGAAAATTCCCGTGGATAACTTCGGCAAGCTCCCCGACGGCCGTGAAGCAAAGATCTTCACGCTCACCAACAAGAACGGCCTCCGCGCCAAGATCTCCGACCTGGGCGCCACGCTGGTGTCCATGGAAGTCCCGGACAAGGCTGGCAAGCTGGCCGACGTCACGCACGGCTTCGACAATGCCGCCGGCTATCTTTCCCCCGGGAACGACTACTTCGGCGCTACCGTCGGCCGCTTCGGCAACCGCATCAAGGACGGCAAGTTCACGATCGAGGGCAAGGAATACACCCTGGCCACCAACAACGCGCCCGGCGACATCCCGTGCCACCTTCACGGCGGCAACGTCGGCTTCAACAAGGTCATGTGGACCGGCGAGGCCAATGACGCGAACAACTCCGTCACCCTCACCTACGTCTCCAAGGACGGCGAGGAAGGCTACCCGGGCACGCTGACAACCAAGGTCACCTACACCCTCAACGACGACAACGAGCTGAAGTGGGAAGTGAAGGCCACCACCGACGCGCCGACCGTCCTGAACATCGTCCACCATACCTACTGGAACCTCAGCGGCGACCCGAGCACCTCGATCAACGACCACCTGCTGATGCTGGATGCGGACAAGTATCTGCCCACCAATGCAGGCCTGATCCCGACCGGCGAGCTGGCCCCGGTCGCGGACACCCCGATGGACTTCACCAAGCCCACCGCCATCGGTGACCGCGTCGAGGCCGACTTCGAAGCCCTCAAGCTCGGCGGCGGCTACGACCACGCCTGGGTGCTGACCCCGAAGGAAGGCCTCCGCCTGGCAGCCCGCCTGAAGGACCCCAAGTCCGGCCGCGTGCTGGAAGTGTCCACCGACCAGCCTGCCATCCAGTTCTACGGCGGCAACTTCCTCAAGGGAGCTGCGGACGGCAAGGGCGGCGCGAAGTACGAGAAGCGCACCGCGCTCTGCCTCGAGACCGAAGGCTTCCCGGACGCACCGAACCAGCCGTCCTTCCCGAGCGCCGAGCTCAAGCCGGGTGAGACCTACACCCACACGATGGTCCTCAAGTTCTCGGCGGAATAA